In the genome of Dickeya fangzhongdai, one region contains:
- a CDS encoding serine hydrolase domain-containing protein codes for MRLHWQRAVDEARAITQSWNQPGQPGGAITLFDGEQIRAACCGGLADLAQQTPFTTQSVVRFASVTKHLFASLVTGAASSQLALTDPLSRHLPQLTGENGKVTVGQALDMTSGLPDVRESLSLLGLSVYNATSADSLLAFLADNGCLNYPAGSEISYTNTGYRLVEEALKAKGIYFADLLRQHINQPLGIALSAPETWFDIVPGLVPGYWPSPQGWQLSCAGLHLSTSGCVTGNVRDLTVWLQSLLMNQGPGEGVLARLSQPRCLSDGRVTGYGLGVAHSRIGDALLVGHGGSHAGYKSYFLLDPVLQVGVALVANREDVATYDSVLRVMSALLDQPLPARGHDLTPGLYAAEQGGHWLEVKGPGACWLGATETLYRSETPGVTVSLSSHLPMKLRQHGMAIEGEIGHAPCRFLPVEADNSMAQLQGRWYWPDTRSELVIDGDSIVMGLGPAAIAGSLQSLGNGRALATVQDGPWEKRFSLLVQDGYLTLLLNRSRVVRYQRG; via the coding sequence ATGAGATTACACTGGCAGCGTGCCGTCGATGAGGCGCGCGCAATCACCCAGTCCTGGAATCAGCCCGGCCAGCCGGGCGGCGCCATCACGCTGTTCGACGGCGAGCAGATTCGCGCCGCCTGCTGCGGCGGGCTGGCGGATCTGGCGCAGCAAACGCCATTCACCACCCAGAGCGTGGTGCGTTTCGCCTCGGTCACCAAGCATCTGTTTGCCTCGCTGGTGACAGGGGCCGCCAGCTCGCAGCTTGCGCTGACCGACCCGCTCAGCCGGCATCTGCCGCAACTGACCGGCGAGAACGGCAAGGTGACGGTCGGGCAGGCGCTGGACATGACCTCCGGCCTGCCGGATGTGCGTGAAAGCCTGTCGCTGCTGGGGTTGTCGGTGTACAACGCCACCTCGGCCGACAGTCTGCTGGCGTTTCTGGCGGACAATGGCTGTCTGAATTACCCTGCAGGCAGCGAGATCTCCTACACCAACACCGGCTACCGGCTGGTGGAGGAAGCGCTGAAAGCCAAAGGCATCTATTTCGCCGACCTGCTGCGCCAGCACATCAACCAGCCGCTGGGGATTGCGCTCAGCGCGCCGGAAACCTGGTTTGATATCGTGCCCGGACTGGTGCCGGGCTACTGGCCATCGCCGCAGGGCTGGCAGTTGTCCTGCGCCGGGCTGCACCTGTCCACGTCCGGTTGCGTTACCGGCAACGTGCGCGATTTAACGGTCTGGCTGCAGTCGCTGCTGATGAATCAGGGGCCGGGCGAAGGCGTGCTGGCGCGCCTGTCTCAGCCGCGTTGCCTGAGCGACGGCCGCGTCACCGGTTACGGGCTGGGCGTGGCGCACAGTCGCATCGGCGATGCGTTGCTGGTGGGGCATGGCGGCTCTCACGCGGGTTATAAGAGTTACTTCCTGCTTGACCCGGTATTGCAGGTCGGGGTGGCGCTGGTCGCCAACCGGGAAGATGTCGCCACCTACGACAGCGTGCTGCGGGTGATGTCCGCCTTGCTGGACCAGCCGCTGCCGGCGCGCGGGCATGACCTGACGCCGGGGCTGTACGCGGCGGAGCAGGGTGGCCACTGGCTGGAGGTGAAAGGCCCGGGCGCCTGCTGGCTGGGCGCGACCGAAACGCTGTATCGCAGTGAGACGCCGGGTGTGACGGTGTCGCTGTCCAGCCATCTGCCGATGAAGCTGCGGCAGCACGGCATGGCGATCGAAGGGGAAATCGGTCACGCGCCGTGCCGCTTTCTGCCGGTGGAGGCCGACAACAGCATGGCGCAACTGCAAGGCCGCTGGTACTGGCCGGACACGCGCAGCGAACTGGTGATTGACGGCGATAGTATCGTGATGGGACTCGGCCCGGCGGCGATTGCCGGCTCTCTGCAATCGCTCGGCAACGGCCGCGCGCTCGCCACGGTACAGGACGGCCCGTGGGAAAAACGCTTCTCGCTGCTGGTACAAGACGGCTATCTGACTTTATTGCTTAATCGCAGCCGGGTGGTGCGGTATCAGCGCGGGTGA
- a CDS encoding sulfotransferase family 2 domain-containing protein has protein sequence MPRIVFHHIDKCAGTSLLKYLQNFFPSDECIYLEEHTDWMGAGDIELDPNRLARARFIHVPFSSRIWPDHISNAATLCFLRDPLDRLVSNWWMVHRWTDEEAAAFPDGELIRDLARNNPALFFSSNHPQCQYLNWNRISRHLACAPHEYREAWRAGSLDSKDFRAFVRQRAEKTLRSLSFIGFKEDFGRSLSALQLWLALPLDRPQPLNIHASDQQKPNLSEEAIAAANRMIDIDQEIVAIARELYDEQMARFQATYGVDFASAVEDNYRKALIRPAGWTVVDMSQPLNGTGWHCREQNDRKFSRWIGPTPTATIDIPFRKDRDILVRFRVTNILSTRQVDELTLKVDDYAAPLHRWSESTFVVVFDALIPQQELNQANDILRLTIDCAETITMDTSNDGRQLGLEICEIEVGPSDAFILQSPGTPANARGLRGISTSRND, from the coding sequence ATGCCTCGTATTGTTTTTCATCATATTGATAAGTGCGCAGGCACGTCTCTTCTAAAGTATTTACAAAATTTTTTTCCGTCCGATGAGTGTATTTATTTAGAAGAACACACCGATTGGATGGGCGCCGGTGACATCGAGCTGGACCCAAATCGGTTGGCACGTGCGCGTTTTATTCATGTTCCATTCAGCAGCAGGATTTGGCCGGATCACATATCGAATGCGGCAACGCTGTGCTTTTTACGAGACCCGCTGGACAGGCTGGTATCTAACTGGTGGATGGTGCATCGTTGGACTGACGAAGAAGCAGCGGCTTTCCCTGATGGTGAACTGATCCGTGATTTGGCCCGCAATAATCCGGCATTATTCTTTTCCTCCAACCACCCACAGTGCCAATACCTTAACTGGAACCGAATCAGTCGCCATCTGGCATGCGCGCCCCATGAGTACCGGGAAGCCTGGCGAGCGGGTTCTCTCGATAGTAAGGATTTTCGGGCGTTCGTCCGGCAGCGGGCAGAGAAAACGCTGCGCTCGCTTTCCTTTATTGGCTTCAAAGAGGACTTTGGGCGCTCGCTCTCCGCGCTGCAATTATGGCTGGCGCTCCCTCTCGATCGGCCGCAGCCGCTCAATATACACGCCAGTGACCAGCAAAAGCCGAACTTAAGCGAAGAGGCGATAGCAGCTGCCAATCGGATGATTGATATTGATCAGGAAATCGTTGCTATTGCCCGCGAACTTTACGACGAGCAAATGGCGCGTTTCCAGGCGACCTATGGCGTGGATTTTGCGAGCGCCGTTGAGGATAACTACCGCAAAGCCTTGATTCGCCCGGCTGGCTGGACTGTGGTGGACATGTCGCAACCATTGAATGGAACGGGGTGGCATTGCCGTGAGCAGAATGACCGCAAATTCAGCCGCTGGATTGGCCCGACGCCGACTGCGACAATCGATATTCCATTCCGCAAGGACCGGGATATTCTGGTGCGATTTAGGGTCACGAACATACTGTCTACACGCCAGGTCGACGAACTTACATTGAAGGTCGATGACTATGCCGCGCCCCTGCATCGGTGGTCAGAAAGTACGTTCGTTGTGGTTTTTGATGCGCTTATACCGCAGCAAGAACTAAACCAAGCTAACGACATTCTGCGGCTGACGATTGACTGCGCCGAAACAATTACCATGGACACGTCAAACGATGGTCGTCAGCTCGGCCTTGAGATCTGTGAGATTGAAGTCGGTCCATCGGATGCCTTCATACTCCAGTCACCGGGTACGCCTGCTAACGCGCGCGGTCTGCGGGGAATATCAACCAGCAGAAACGATTGA
- a CDS encoding isoaspartyl peptidase/L-asparaginase family protein, translated as MKPVIVIHGGAGALSRTAMDSEKEQRYRAALQAIVNRGQEILAANGSALDAVTEAVRMLEECPLFNAGKGAVFTHLGTHELDASIMDGRSLEAGAIAGVNHIRNPILAARAVLERSPHVMFTADGAETFAREQGLEMVEPDFFSTDERYQQLLKAQAGDGKILLDHDGERQAQGADPLDPDRKFGTVGAVALDAAGNLAAATSTGGMTNKRAGRVGDSPIVGAGCYANNRTVAVSCTGTGEVFMRTVAAYDISALMEYGNLPLSQAADKVVMEKVLALGGSGGLIAVDHQGNIALPFNSEGMYRGYGYVGEDAVVGIYR; from the coding sequence ATGAAACCGGTCATTGTGATTCATGGCGGCGCAGGCGCATTAAGCCGCACGGCGATGGACAGCGAGAAAGAACAGCGCTATCGCGCCGCGTTGCAGGCGATTGTGAACCGTGGGCAGGAAATTCTGGCCGCCAACGGCAGCGCGCTGGATGCGGTCACCGAAGCGGTGCGTATGCTGGAAGAGTGCCCGCTGTTCAATGCGGGTAAAGGGGCGGTGTTTACCCACCTCGGCACCCACGAACTGGACGCCAGCATCATGGACGGCCGTTCGCTGGAAGCAGGCGCCATCGCCGGTGTTAACCATATCCGCAACCCGATTCTGGCGGCCCGCGCGGTGCTGGAGCGCAGTCCGCATGTGATGTTCACCGCCGACGGCGCCGAAACCTTCGCCCGCGAGCAGGGGCTGGAAATGGTCGAACCGGACTTTTTCTCCACCGACGAGCGTTACCAGCAGTTGCTGAAAGCGCAGGCGGGCGACGGCAAGATCCTGCTGGATCACGACGGCGAACGTCAGGCGCAGGGCGCCGATCCGCTCGATCCGGATCGCAAATTCGGCACCGTTGGCGCGGTAGCGCTGGACGCAGCCGGTAACCTGGCGGCGGCGACCTCCACCGGCGGCATGACCAACAAACGCGCCGGGCGTGTCGGCGACTCGCCGATCGTCGGCGCAGGCTGTTACGCCAACAACCGCACCGTCGCCGTCTCCTGCACCGGCACCGGCGAAGTGTTCATGCGCACCGTCGCCGCTTACGACATCTCGGCGTTGATGGAATACGGCAACCTGCCGCTGTCGCAGGCCGCCGACAAAGTCGTTATGGAAAAAGTGCTGGCGCTGGGCGGTAGCGGCGGGCTGATCGCCGTCGACCATCAGGGCAACATCGCGCTGCCGTTCAACAGCGAAGGCATGTACCGCGGTTACGGTTACGTCGGCGAAGACGCGGTAGTGGGGATTTATCGGTAA
- a CDS encoding M55 family metallopeptidase — protein MKVFISADIEGIAGVMRPEQCSPGTPEYQLARGLMEQEVNAAIEGAFAGGASEVVVADSHAAMTNLRAENIDPRARLVQGKPRGLSMVEGLQQQQFDGLMFIGYHSAAGEHGVLAHTINGRAFYRVRINGEVMGESDIYAAAGAELNTPLWLVSGDDTLQTWINRYYPAADYACVKRAISQTAAESLSPEAARNAIRLAATQAVQKAHKETTTRLQPPYALELMVAKPVLADLFCLIPGVVRKDAITVGYQSPTIAPIVSLLGAFSYLATTQN, from the coding sequence ATGAAAGTATTTATTTCTGCGGATATCGAAGGCATCGCGGGCGTGATGCGCCCGGAACAGTGCAGCCCCGGCACACCGGAATACCAGTTAGCCCGCGGGCTGATGGAGCAGGAGGTGAACGCCGCCATTGAAGGCGCCTTCGCCGGCGGCGCCAGCGAAGTGGTCGTCGCCGACAGCCACGCCGCCATGACCAACCTACGCGCCGAGAATATCGACCCGCGCGCCCGGCTGGTGCAGGGCAAACCGCGCGGTTTGTCGATGGTGGAAGGCTTACAACAGCAACAGTTCGATGGCCTGATGTTCATCGGCTACCACAGCGCCGCCGGAGAACACGGCGTGCTGGCGCACACCATCAACGGCCGGGCGTTTTATCGGGTGCGCATCAACGGCGAAGTGATGGGCGAAAGCGATATCTACGCCGCCGCCGGCGCGGAACTGAACACCCCGCTGTGGCTGGTGAGCGGCGACGATACGCTGCAAACCTGGATCAATCGTTACTACCCGGCGGCGGACTACGCCTGCGTCAAGCGCGCCATTTCCCAGACCGCAGCGGAGTCGCTGAGTCCGGAAGCGGCGCGCAACGCCATCCGGCTGGCGGCGACCCAGGCGGTGCAAAAAGCGCATAAAGAGACAACCACCCGCCTGCAGCCGCCGTATGCACTGGAGCTGATGGTCGCCAAACCGGTGCTGGCAGACCTGTTCTGCCTGATTCCAGGCGTCGTCCGCAAAGACGCGATCACCGTCGGCTATCAATCCCCGACCATCGCGCCGATCGTCAGCCTGCTGGGTGCCTTTTCCTATCTGGCGACCACGCAAAACTAA
- a CDS encoding P1 family peptidase — MTCYQQARLAPLLQRWRSERQLGTPRTPLGPHNRLSDVPGVRVGHHTLAQGEIQTGVTAIVPPGDNLFIQPLPCGAAVLNGFAKPVGLVQIEELGRLQTPILLSNTLSVGTLFTTLVRDAIGRNPELGRSLPTVNPLALECNDGWLNDIQALAVSEEMARAALDNATADFARGSVGAGRGMSCFALKGGIGTASRLIPELNATLGVLVLANFGTLSALTLDGVQVGEAIAPLLPELAPQRDAGSIIIIMATDAALDARQLTRIARRAGAGLGRLGSYWGHGSGDIAVAFSTQPTPQPPEDAQLEALLNAAADATEHAVLDALLQAEAVTGFRGHHRPALTQVLDRLAQDFPA, encoded by the coding sequence ATGACATGTTACCAACAGGCACGACTGGCGCCGCTGCTGCAACGCTGGCGCTCGGAACGACAGCTCGGCACGCCGCGTACGCCGCTCGGCCCGCACAATCGCCTGAGCGACGTGCCCGGCGTGCGGGTCGGCCACCATACACTGGCGCAGGGCGAGATTCAGACCGGCGTCACCGCCATCGTGCCGCCCGGCGATAACCTGTTTATACAACCGTTGCCCTGCGGCGCCGCGGTGCTCAACGGCTTCGCCAAACCGGTGGGGCTGGTGCAGATTGAAGAGCTGGGACGATTGCAGACACCTATCCTGCTCAGCAACACCCTGTCGGTCGGCACGCTGTTTACCACGCTGGTGCGCGACGCCATTGGCCGTAATCCGGAACTGGGCCGTAGCTTGCCGACCGTCAACCCGCTGGCGCTGGAGTGCAACGACGGCTGGCTCAACGATATTCAGGCGCTGGCGGTCAGCGAAGAGATGGCGCGCGCGGCGCTGGATAACGCCACGGCCGATTTCGCCCGCGGCAGCGTCGGCGCCGGGCGCGGCATGAGCTGCTTTGCGCTCAAAGGCGGCATCGGCACCGCCTCCCGGCTGATTCCGGAACTGAACGCCACCCTCGGCGTGCTGGTGCTGGCCAATTTCGGCACCCTCTCCGCCCTGACGCTGGACGGCGTACAGGTCGGCGAGGCGATCGCGCCGCTGCTGCCGGAACTGGCGCCCCAGCGCGACGCCGGTTCCATCATCATTATTATGGCCACCGACGCCGCGCTGGATGCCCGTCAGTTGACCCGCATCGCCCGTCGCGCCGGCGCCGGTCTTGGGCGGCTCGGCAGCTACTGGGGGCACGGCTCCGGCGATATCGCGGTGGCCTTTTCCACCCAGCCGACGCCCCAACCGCCGGAAGACGCACAGCTGGAAGCGCTGCTCAATGCGGCGGCCGACGCCACCGAACACGCGGTGCTGGATGCCCTGCTGCAGGCAGAGGCCGTCACCGGTTTTCGCGGCCACCATCGCCCGGCCCTGACGCAGGTGCTGGACCGTCTGGCACAGGATTTCCCCGCATAA
- a CDS encoding ABC transporter permease subunit, translated as MNTSQEPTVATSSALNDSAIRSPWRDFLHAFIRNPMALASGGFVLLLVLVAVFAPWLAPWNPMDPDWMALGEAPTTSHWMGTDDLGRDVMSRIIYGARISLYIGIVSVTLGMLAGIALGLLAGYYGRSIDMLIMRGCDVLFAFPGMLLAIAVVAILGPGLNNVIIAVAVFSVPVFARIVRASTLSLKQAAYVEAVRCAGAPDRVILLRHILPGTLSNVIVYFTMRIGTSILTAAGLSFIGLGPEPDVPEWGNILAMSRSMMMAGQWHVSVFPGLAIFCTVLAFNLLGDALRDTLDPKLKS; from the coding sequence ATGAACACTTCTCAAGAGCCGACCGTGGCGACCTCATCCGCCCTGAACGACAGCGCGATTCGTTCACCGTGGCGTGATTTTCTGCATGCGTTCATCCGCAACCCGATGGCGCTGGCTTCCGGCGGTTTTGTCCTGCTGCTGGTGCTGGTGGCGGTGTTCGCCCCCTGGCTGGCGCCCTGGAATCCGATGGATCCGGACTGGATGGCGCTCGGCGAGGCGCCGACCACCAGCCACTGGATGGGCACCGACGATCTGGGCCGCGACGTAATGAGCCGCATTATTTACGGCGCGCGCATCTCGCTCTACATCGGCATCGTCTCGGTTACGCTCGGTATGCTGGCGGGCATCGCCCTCGGTTTGCTGGCGGGCTATTATGGCCGCAGCATCGACATGCTGATCATGCGCGGTTGCGACGTACTGTTCGCCTTTCCCGGCATGCTGCTGGCGATCGCGGTGGTGGCGATCCTCGGCCCCGGCCTCAATAACGTGATTATCGCGGTGGCGGTGTTCAGCGTGCCGGTGTTCGCCCGTATCGTGCGCGCCTCCACGCTGTCGCTCAAACAGGCCGCCTATGTCGAAGCGGTACGCTGCGCCGGCGCGCCGGACCGGGTGATTCTGCTGCGCCATATTCTGCCCGGCACGCTGTCGAACGTGATCGTTTATTTCACCATGCGCATCGGCACCAGTATCCTGACCGCGGCCGGCCTGAGTTTTATCGGCCTGGGGCCAGAGCCGGACGTGCCCGAGTGGGGCAACATTCTGGCGATGAGCCGTAGCATGATGATGGCGGGACAATGGCACGTCAGCGTGTTCCCCGGTCTGGCGATCTTCTGCACCGTGCTGGCGTTCAACCTGCTGGGCGACGCGCTGCGCGATACGCTGGACCCGAAACTGAAAAGCTGA
- a CDS encoding ABC transporter permease translates to MFAYIVRRLLEMIPVLLVISLLVFGFIKLLPGDPARIYAGPDAPIEAVEAARERLGLNDPLPQQYLNWLDGLVHGDLGITYRTQQPVLTVIQKSFMPTLWLALAGFAWSVILGLLIGVFAALKRGKWQDWSLMSLAVGGISMPPFWLGLLLIQFVAMPFGVFSVSGYNKPADIILPALTLGASVAAVMARFTRSAFLEVMQEDYVRTARAKGLRQRLIVWKHVMRNALIPVITMLGLQFGFLLGGSIVVESVFNWPGLGWLLIESIKTQDQPVIQALVMLFVFEFILINLLVDLLYAVVNPAIRLR, encoded by the coding sequence ATGTTTGCTTATATCGTCCGACGTTTGCTGGAAATGATCCCGGTCTTGCTGGTGATCTCCCTGTTGGTGTTCGGTTTTATCAAGCTGTTACCGGGTGACCCGGCGCGGATCTACGCCGGCCCCGACGCCCCCATCGAGGCGGTGGAAGCCGCCCGTGAGCGTCTGGGGTTGAACGATCCGCTGCCGCAGCAGTACCTCAACTGGCTGGATGGGCTGGTGCACGGCGATCTCGGCATCACCTACCGCACCCAACAGCCGGTGCTGACGGTCATCCAGAAAAGTTTTATGCCGACGCTGTGGCTGGCGTTGGCCGGTTTCGCCTGGTCGGTGATCCTCGGACTGCTGATCGGCGTGTTTGCCGCGCTTAAACGCGGCAAATGGCAGGACTGGTCGCTGATGAGTCTGGCGGTGGGTGGTATCTCGATGCCGCCGTTCTGGCTCGGCCTGCTGCTGATCCAGTTCGTCGCCATGCCGTTCGGCGTGTTCTCGGTCAGCGGCTACAACAAACCGGCCGACATCATCCTGCCCGCGCTGACGCTGGGCGCCTCGGTGGCCGCAGTGATGGCGCGTTTTACCCGTTCCGCCTTCCTGGAAGTGATGCAGGAAGATTATGTACGCACCGCCCGCGCCAAAGGGCTGCGCCAGCGGCTGATCGTCTGGAAACACGTGATGCGCAACGCGCTGATTCCAGTTATCACCATGCTCGGGTTGCAGTTCGGTTTTCTGCTGGGCGGCTCCATCGTGGTGGAAAGCGTGTTCAACTGGCCGGGGCTCGGCTGGCTGCTGATCGAATCCATCAAGACGCAGGATCAGCCGGTGATTCAGGCGCTGGTGATGCTGTTCGTGTTTGAATTTATTCTGATTAATCTGCTGGTCGACCTGCTGTACGCGGTGGTGAACCCGGCCATTCGTCTGCGTTAG